Below is a genomic region from Nocardioides panacis.
CGGCCTGGCCTGCAGCGACGCCCCCGCCCTCGTGCAGACCTGGGTCTTCGTGATGGCCACCGTCGCCGGGGTCGCCGGCACCCTCGACGTGCTGGTCCGCCGGCTGCGCCGCGCCGCCGACCACGACCAGCTCACCGGGCTGCTGAACCGCTCCGCGTTCCTGGCCGCCGCGCGGCGCACGCTCCGGCAGCCGCCGGCCCGCCGCGGCCCGGTGTCGGTCGCGGTCCTCGACCTCGACGACTTCAAGCTCGTCAACGACCGCGACGGTCACGCCGCGGGTGACCGGCTGCTGGTCGACCTCGCGACCAGCTGGCAGGCGACGGTGCGACGTACGGACGTGCTGGCGCGGTACGGCGGCGACGAGTTCGTGCTGCTGATGCCGGACACCACCGCCACGGACGCCGCCGAGCTGCTGTACCGGCTGGGTGCCGCCAACACCGCGTCGCGGTGGACCGCCGGCGTCGCGCAGTGGGCCGGCGAGCCGCTCGAGGAGTGGATCGCCCGCGCGGACGCCGACCTGTACCGCCGCAAGGCCCGGCAGCGCGGGCTCGGTGACGCGGGGGCCGGCCGGTCCGTGCTGCACCGGGCGCCGGCGCCGGAAAGCGTCGCCAGCCGCACTGCCTGACGCCGACCCGGCGCCTCTAGCGGCGGAAACTGTGCCGACCCGGCAACTCTGGCGGCGGGAGGGTCGCCGACCCGGCGGCTTTGGTGGCGGGAGGGGCGCCGACCCGGCGTCTTTGGTGGCGGGAGGGGCGCTGACCCGGCGGCTTTGGTGGCGGGATCCCGGTCGAGCCGGTGGGTACGACGGTGTGGGACTGGGCTCGTGCGGGTGCCCGCGCAGGCCAGGTTTCGTGCACCGTTGCCGGCCGGTCGTGGTTGTGCACGGGTGCGGGCATCTGTTCGGAAGTGATGGCTGGTTGTTCTTAGCGTGGTGGGTATGTCGACGACCATCCGGACCGAGGACCAGGCGCATCCGATCGCCCGGTTCTCCGGCCGGCTGCATCAGGTGCTGGACGGGCTGGCGGAGGCGCCGGCGTGGTCGATGACCCCGGACGAGCAGCGCACGGTGGTGGTGGGGCTGGCTCGGGCCGAGGCCCGGCTGGCCGAGCTGCGGCTGCGGGTGCTGGCCGTCGCGGACCGCAACGACGTCGCGGCGGACTCGGCGGCGACCTCGACCGGTGCCTGGCTGGCCCAGGTCACTCGGCGGACCCGGGGTGCCGCGCACGCCGAGGTGGCTCTCGCGGTGGCGTTGGATACCGGGTTCAGCGTGACCCGGGACGCGTTGGCGGCCGGGCGGGTGGATCCGGCGCAGGCGACGGTGATCGTCCGCTCGATCCAGGCGTTGCCGGAGTCGGTGTCGAGGCTGGACCGGGGGCGGGCCGAGGCGCACCTGGTGCGGGCGGCCGGCGAGTTCGACGCGGCGGCGCTGAGGGTGCTGGGGCGGCGGGTCTTGGAGGTGATCGACCCCGACGCCGCGGACCTCGCCGAAGGTCGTCGGCTCGAGGCCGAGGAGGCCGCGGCCGCCCGGGCCACGTTCCTGGAGCTGTCGGCGAACCCGGACGGCAGCCACACCGGCCGGTTCAAGATCCCCGCGCTGCACGCGGCGATGCTGACCAAGATGCTGCACGCCTTCACCCACCCCCGACACCACGACCAGCAGCAGCCAAACAGCCGGGTGAGACTGTCGCGGCCCGAACGGCTGGGGGAGGCGTTCTGCCGGCTCCTGGAGCGGGTGCCCGCCGACCGGCTGCCGGTGGCCGGCGGGATGTCGGCGACCGTGGTGGTGCTGCTGGACTACGACCGGCTGCTGTCCGGGCTCGGCACCGCCACCTTGGACACCGGGCAGCCCCTGTCGGCCGGCGCAGCCCGGCAGCTGGCCTGCGAGGCCGGGATCGTGCCCGCGGTCTGGCGGCGCGCCCTGGGCTCGGCGTCGGTGGTGCTCGATCTGGGGCGGCGGACCCGGCTGCACACCGAGGCCCAGCGCACCGCGCTGACCATCCGGGACCGGGGCTGCACCACGGTGGGCTGCGACCGGCCGGCCGCCTGGTGCCACGCCCACCACGACCAGCCCTGGTCCCAGGACGGACCCACCAACCTCGTCAACGGTCGGCTGCTGTGCGCGTTCCACCACGGCAAGGCCCACTCACCCGGCTACGACACCAGCCACCTGCCCACCGGACAGATCCAAGTTCCACCGACGGACGTGAGAGCATCCGCGCATGGGTGAGCGCCATGGGCTCCTGGACCACGAGGGTCTTCGGACCGCGGCGCTGCTCGGCGTCGTCCAGACCGTGTTCCACGTTCGCAAGCTCCACCGGCACGGCTGACCGCGGAGCCGACGATGACCTCGCCGATCGGGATGACGGAGGACTGCCCCTGCGGCACCGGGCAGGCGTACTCCGCCTGCTGCGGTCCTCTCCACGACGGGCAGGCTGCCGCGACGGCCGAGCAGCTGATGCGTTCGCGGTACTCCGCTTACGCCCTCGGCCGCACCGACTACGTCTTCCGCACCTGGCACCCGCGCACCCGGCCCGACGAGGTCGAGAACGACACCACCCTGACCTGGGAGCGCCTCGAGGTGCTCAGGTCGCAGGGCGGCGGAGCCGACGACCTCGTGGGCGTGGTCGAGTTCCGAGCCCGCTACCGCACGTCGGTGGGCGCTGGGGCCATGCACGAGACCAGCCGGTTCGAGCGCAGGGCCGGCCGCTGGGTCTACGTCGACGGGGACGTCGAGCCCACGAGCTGACCCACAGGGCCGCACCGAACCGGGCGCCGCCTGCGCCGCCAGAGTCGCCGGGTCAGCAGGCGTCGGGCCGCCAGAGTCGCCGGGTCGGCGGGGCGGACGTGACGGGACCCGCTGCGCGGTGGTGGCGCGCAGCGGGTCCGGTCGGTGGTGCGGTCTGCGGGTGCGGCTCGGGGGTCATCCGTCGAGGCGGTCGGCCATCCGGTGCAGGCGGTGGGCGAGCGCGTGCCGACCGTGCGGCTTGTACGTGCCCGGGACGCGGGACCGCTGGGCGGTGGCGACGCGCTCGGCGATCTGCTGGGAGGCGAGCTTCTGGTTGAGGTATCCGAACTCAGACATGGCGGTGGTTCCTCTCGGTGGAACGGGAACGGGTGGTGGTCTCTTCGAGCGTGGCGGGCGCCGTACGGCGGGCGCTTGACCGTCCTTGCGGGACTGACCTGGTGCGGCTCGGGCGGGCGTCGGCGTCGTCGCCCGGGGCGGAGGCCCAGAGCCAGGTGACCCTCACAGCTGCTCCAGGTACACGTCGCCGCTGACCGTCTTGGCGCGGAGCTCGATGTAGTCCTGGTCGCCCTCGGGCTGGCCGGCGCCCTGGAGGTTGGAGCGGACGCTGCCGGTGACGCTGCTGACGTCGGTCCACACCGGGACGCCGGCGGGGATGCCGACCCGGATGTCGCCGGAGGCGTTCTTGGCCTGGAGCTGGCCGCGGCGGGCCCGGTCGATGACCAGGTCGCCGGAGGCAGTGCTCAGGTTGACGTCCTCCTGGGCCTCGCGGACCCGCATGTCGCCGGATCCCGACTTCACCAGGACCGGTCCGGCGGCGTGGTCGATGAGGATGTCGCCCGAGCCGGTGGAGATGTTCACGGCATCCGCGGCCCGGGTCAGCGTGACGTCGCCGGAGCCGGACTTCACGCGCAGCGGGCCGGTCGCCCGGTCCAGCTGTACGTCGCCGGAACCGGTCTCGACGAAGGCGGCCTCACCGGTCTCCTCGAGCCGTACGTCGCCCGAACCGGTCTTCAGCATCGTCTCGCCGAGCCGGCCCTCCGCCCGGACGTCGGCCGACCCGAGCTTGGTGCTCAGCCGGCTGTCGGTGGGCATCGAGACGCGCACGGTGACGTCGTGGGAGGAGCCGAAGAAGCCGGTGCTGCGCGACTTGGCGACCACCAGGATCTCGTCGCCGCGCTGGTCGACGACCACGTCCTCGGCGTTCTTGCCCTCGACGTCGACGACCGTCTCGGTGGTGTCGCCGGCGGTGATGACGAGCTCGCCGCTGCCCAGCTCGACGTACAGGGAGACGGGCTCCGGGGTGGTGAAGGTCCTCTGCATGGTGATCTCCGTTCGTCGGGCCGAGGGCGTGCTCGGCTCCCGGGCCGGCGGTCGCCGGTCGGTGGGGTAGGTGCGGGAGGTGGTGCCGGGTGGCTAGACCCAGCCGGTCATGCGCTTCGAGCCCCGGCCGCGGCCGGAGGCGAACCCCTGCCCGTCGAGGAAGGGGATGCTGGAGAGGTCGATGTCGACGTTGACGGCGCCGCGCTCGCGGGTCGCTGCCCGGACGACGTTGACGATCCAGCTGTTCAGCGAGTGGCCGCCCTTGGTGGCGAGCTCCTCGGCCTTGTACTTCACCGACTCCGGGATCCGCAGCGTGATCCGGGCCAGCGCGCCGTCCTCGTCGTCCTCCGCGTCCTCGGGGGCCAGCGGCGGCGTCGGCGGGGTGGGCGGGGTAGGTGCCTGCATCGGCATCGTGGGTACGTCGACCACGAACTGCGGCTCGCGGCCGCGGAGCCGGACGTCGACGGAGCCGGCCGGGAGGTCGGCGGTGATCTCGGCGGCGGCCTGCGACAGGGCGTCCATCAGGGCGAGCCGGACGGCCGGGTCGAGGGCCAGCGCGAGCCGCTCGGCGGCGGCCTTGGCCTCCGGGCCACCGGCCTCGGCGGCGGCCGCGAGGTCGTGCCGGAGGCTCTCGACGTAGGGGGTGATGTCCATGTGCACCATCCTGACACCAGGGTGACGTCACGTCAAGCATCGATGACGTCATTTCTGACGTCGCTTGGCGTCAGGTGGTGTCAGAGGGCGTCACTTGGCCGGGGCGTCCGCTGGGCGAACCGTCACTCGTGCCACGACACGCCGAGGAAAGTGCTGCACGGGTGACGGGTCGCGGGACGTGGCAGGGCCCGCACCCCGGGAGCGGGGTGCGGGCCCTCTTGGGTTCCGAGTGTCAGAAGAGGCGGTCCTGCTCCTCCACCTGCTTCTTCGCCGGCCGGTCGGTGGCCGGGTCGTTCGTGGCGGGCTCGGAGTCGGCGCCGGGCTGATCCTCGGTGGCCGCCCGCTCCGCGGGGTCCTCCTCGCCGCCGGCGACCTCGGGGGCCGCCGGGCCCGGCTCGGGCTCCACCTCGGGGTGCGACTCGACCTGGGCCTCGGGCTCCGGCTCGGGCTGCGGGTCGGGCTGGGCGGCCTCGACCTCCGGGTCCGGCTCGGCCGTCGCCCCGGCGTCGGCACCGACGTCCTGGTAGTCGCTGACGGTGTCCTGGGTCTGGGTCACGTCGCCCTCCTCGGGCTCGGCCTTCGTCGCGACCGGGTCGGCCGCGGACGAGTCGCCGGTACCCGGTCCGGGACGGTCCAGCAGGGCGGTGGTGGTGCCGGCCGACGCGGCCGCCGTACCGCCGTCGGCGCCGTCCGGGGCAGCCGCCGCGGGGCGCTTGACCGAGGCGAGCAGCATCTGCGCGACGTCGAGGACCTCAACCTCCTCGCGGGCCTTGCCGTCGGCCTGCAGCGAGGTGAGCCCGTCGGACAGCATCACCCGGCAGAACGGGCAGCCGACCGCGATCTGGTCCGCGCCGGTGCCGACCGCCTCGGTGGTGCGGTTCAGGTTGATCCGCTCGCCGGTCTTCTCCTCCATCCACATCCGGGCGCCGCCGGCGCCGCAGCAGAAGGACCGCTCGCTGTTGCGGGGCATCTCGGCCAGCTCGGCGTTGGGGATCACCGCGAGCAGCTCGCGGGGCGGGGAGTACACCTGGTTGTGCCGGCCCAGGTAGCACGGGTCGTGGTAGGTGATCGACTTCTTCGCGACGCTCGGTTCCGCGGCGACCGGGGTCAGCCTCCCCTCACGCACCAGCCGGTTGAGCAGCTGCGTGTGGTGCACGACCTCGAGCTCGACACCGAACTCGGCGTACTCGTTCTTCAGGGTGTTGAAGCAGTGCGCGCAGGTGGAGACGACCTTCTTGACCTTGGCCTCCTTGAACACCTCCGCGTTCTGCATCGCGAGCTGCTGGAAGACGAACTCGTTGCCGGAGCGGCGCGCCGGGTCGCCGGTGCAGGTCTCGCCGTTGCCGAGCACCGCGAACGACACGCCGGCCAGGTCGAGCAGCTCGGCGACGGCGCGGGTGGTCTTCTTGGCGCGGTCCTCGTAGGCGCCGGCGCAGCCGACCCAGAACAGCCAGTCGACCTCGTCGAGGTCCTCGACGTCCGTGCCGACCTGCTTGACCTCGAAGTCCAGCCCCTTCGCCCAGTCCATCCGCGCGTTCGGCGACATGTTCCAGGGGTTGCCCTTGTTCTCCAGGCCCTTGAAGAGGCCGTTGAGCTCGGAGGGGAAGTTCGACTCGACGAGCACCTGGTAGCGGCGCATGTCCATGATGTGGTCGACGTGCTCGATGTCGACGGGGCACTGCTGGACGCAGGCGCCGCACGACGTGCAGTTCCACAGCACCTCGGGGTCGATCACCGCACCGCCGGACGGCAGCGTCGGGTCGCCCTCGGTGGCGCCGACCAGCTCGCGCTCGGCGGCCGCCTTGACGTGGTCGGGGAGCGCGTCCCGGTCGGCCTCGTCGGCCAGCAGGTACGGCGCCTTGGCGTAGGCGTGGTCGCGCAGGTTGGTGATGAACAGCTTGGGGGACAGCGGCTTCTCGGTGTTCCAGGCCGGGCACTGGCTCTGGCAGCGGCCGCACTCGGTGCACGAGGTGAAGTCGAGGATGCCCTTCCAGGCGAAGTCCTCGATCCGGCCGATGCCGAGCGGGGTGTCCTCGTCGAGGTCCTCGATGTTCTCGAAGTCGATCGGTGCGCCGTTGACCATGATCGGCTGGAGGCCGCCGAGCGCCGTACCGCCGTCGGAGCGGCGCTTGAACCAGATGTTGAAGAACGCGGTGAACCGGTGCCAGGCCACGCCCATCGTGGTGTTGCGCGAGATCACGATCATCCAGGTGAAGGAGATGACGATCTTGAGCATCGCGACCAGGTAGATGACGTTGGCCAGCGCGGACTCCGACATCCCGCTGAACAGCTCGCCGATCCAGAACGAGAACGGGTAGTGCAGCGCGTTGGCGGTCTCGCCTCCGTACTGCGAGATCGCGTACTCCGCGCCGCGCAGCACCGCGATGCACAGGCCGACGCCGAGGATGACCGACTCGACGAAGTACGCCTGCCACATCGTCGAGCCGTAGAACCGGCCCTTGGTGCCGCGGGTGCGCTCCTTCGGCCGGGTCACGCGGTAGCCGATGAAGGCGACGATCGCGATCAGCATGCCGACGGTGAAGAGCTCGGAGATCCACTCGTAGAGGAAGAAGTGCCCGACCAGCGGCAGCGCGAAGTGCGGGTCGAACAGCTGGCCGAACGCGGTGAGCAGCGTGAAGAACAGCAGCCCGAAGCCGATGAAGACGAACCAGTGGCCGACCCCCATCGCGGTCCACTGGAGCATCCGGGTGTGCCCCAGGGTCTCCTTGAGCATGTTCGTCCAGCGGGCGGCCTTGTCGTCGGTGCGGCCGACGGCGGGCTGCCCGATCTTGACCGTGGCGATGATCGAGCGGATCGCCTTGACGAACAGTGCGATGCCGACGGCCGCGATGGCCAGGGACACCACGATGGCGAAGATCTGCATGGAGGCTCCTGTGTGCTGCGAGGTAGCTGCGTGCGAGCGTCTGCCGAGCGTAGGGCGACGCGGAGGACCGAGTCACCGGCCGCGCCCTGTGACAAGAATCTTACCTATCGGTAACTTCGCCGCGGCCCGGGGTCAGTACAGCTGCGGCACGAAGGTCTGCTCCACCATCGGCGGCCGCATGTAGGCGATCTTCCGCATGTCCGGGAGCCGCACCGGTGCCGGGGTGACGTCCTCGTAGTCGAAGCGCGAGAGCAGGTGGGTGAGGCAGTTGATCCGGGCCGCCTTCTTGTCGTCGGACGGTACGACGAACCAGGGGGCCTGCTTGATGTCGGTGTACTGGAAGGTGGTGTCCTTGGCCATCGAGTACCGCACGTAGAGCTCGTGCTCGGCCAGGTCCATCTCGGAGAGCTTCCAGCGCTTCAGGGGCTCCTGGTTGCGGGCCTCGAACCGGCGGCGCTGCTCGGCGAAGCTGACCGAGAACCAGTACTTCAGCACCACGATGCCGGAGCGCACCAGCATCCGCTCGAACTCGGGGCAGCTGCGCAGGAACTCCTCGTGCTCGGCCTCGGTGCAGTAGTCCATCACCCACTCGACGTTCGAGCGGTTGTACCAGGAGCGGTCGAACAGCACCATCTCCCCGACCGACGGGAGGTGCTCTACGTACCGCTGGAAGTACCACTGGGTGCGCTGCCGCTCGGTCGGCTTGGGCAGCGCGACGACCCGGACGATCCGCGGGCTGGTGCGCTCGGTGATGGTCTTGATCACCCCGCCCTTGCCGGCCGAGCCGCGGCCCTCGAAGACCACCAGCACCCGTAGGCCCCGGGACTGGATCCAGTGCTGCAGCAGCACCAGCTGCTCCTGGAGCCGGGCCATCTCGGCCTCGTAGACGGCGCTGCGGAGCTTGCCCGCCGAGTTGTAGTGGGCCGGGTTGCGGTCCTTGGGGGAGCCGCCGACGTCGTCCGCCCCCTCGGGAACGGTGTGGTGGTCCTTCATCGAGCCCCTGTCTGGTGGGCCGCGCCCGGACCGCGCGGCCTGTAGGCATCGTCGGTCATGCCCTCGCGGCCAGGCAAGGGCCTTCCGTCCCGGTCACCGGGCGGCGGGCCGGCCGCCCAGCCGTCGGGTGACGGTGTCCGCGCACCGCTGGGTGTGCCGCACCGCGCGGTCCACGTCCACGCCGGCGTCGACGGGGTAGGTCACCGCGACCCCGGCCACCGGGTGCTGGTTGTGGTCGAGGACCGCGGTGGCGACCGAGGCGAACCCCGGGGTGACCTCGCCCTGCTCGACCGCGTAGCCGCGCTGCCGGGTCTCCGCGAGCAGGGTGCGCAGCGCGCTCAGCGACGTCGGGCCGACGCCGTGCCGGTCCACGAACGCCGACCGGTCCGGGAACAGCGCGCGGACCTGGGGCGCGGGCAGCGCGGCGAGCACCGCCCGGCCGCTGGCGGTGAGCTGGGCGGGGAGGCGCACGCCGACGTCGGTGACCAGCGGCGGCCGCCCGGGGGCGCGCTCCTCCAGCACGTAGAGAACGTCGCGCCCGTGCAGCACCGCGAGGTGCGCGCTCTGCCCCACGGCGTCGACGAGCGCGGCCAGGTGCCGGCGGGTGATCCGCTGCAGCGGCTCCTGGCGCGCGTAGCCGCTGCCCACCTCGAAGGCCGCGACCCCGAGCCCGTAGCGGTGCTCCTCGGCGAGGTGCACCACGAAGCCCTCCTCGATCATCGCGGTCACCAGGTGGTAGGCCGTCGAGCGCGGCAGGCCCACCTCGGCCGCGAGCCGGTCCAGGGTCACCGGGTCGGGTTGGCGTGCGAGGTAGCGCAGCACCCGCAACGCCCTGGTCGCCGCCGGCACCTGTCCCATGCCGTCAGGCTATCTCGGATCCGAGACAGTCGGCGGCCCCGCAGGCTGGTGGGCACCGGGTGCGGGGGGTGGAATGAAGCCATGACAACCGTGACCGTGGGCATGGGCCCGGTTTCCTTCGCCGACGTGCTCGCCGTCGCCCGTGACGGGGCCGCCGTCGAGCTGCACCCGGACGCCGTGACCGCCATCGAGCAGGCCCGGCTGACCGTCGAGAAGCTGGCCGCCGCGCCCACCCCGTCGTACGGGATCTCGACGGGGTTCGGCGCGCTGGCCACCCGGCACATCCCGACCGAGATGCGCGCCCAGCTGCAGAAGTCGCTGGTCCGCTCGCACGCCGCCGGCAGCGGTCCCGAGGTCGAGCGCGAGGTGACCCGGGCGCTGATGCTGCTGCGGCTGTCCACGCTGGCGACCGGCCACACCGGCGTCCGCCCGGTCGTCGCGCAGACGATGGCCGCGATGCTCACCCACGGCATCACCCCGGTGGTGCACGAGTACGGCTCGCTCGGCTGCTCGGGCGACCTCGCCCCGCTCTCGCACTGCGCGCTCGCGCTGATGGGGGAGGGCGAGGTCAGCGACGAGCACGGCGTACGTCGACCCGCCGCCGTCGCGCTGTCCGAGGCCGGCCTGGCACCCGTCGAGCTCGAGGCCAAGGAGGGCCTGGCGCTGATCAACGGCACCGACGGGATGCTCGGCATGCTGGTGATGGCGATCGAGGACCTGCGGATGCTGCTCAAGGCCGCCGACGTCACCGCGGCGATGAGCGTCGAGGGGCAGCTCGCCACCGACCGGGTCTTCGCCGCCGACCTGCAGGCGCTGCGCCCGCACCCCGGCCAGGCCGCCTCGGCCGCGAACCTCGTCCGGCTGCTCGCCGACTCCCAGATCGTCGCCAGCCACCGCGGGCCGGACTGCAACCGGGTCCAGGACGCCTACTCGCTGCGCTGCTCGCCCCAGGTGCACGGCGCCGCCCGGGACACCGTCGACCACGCCGCGCTGGTCGCGTCCCGCGAGCTCGCCTCGGCGGTCGACAACCCGGTCGTGCTCGACGACGGCCGCGTCGAGTCCAACGGCAACTTCCACGGGGCCCCGGTCGCCTACGTGCTCGACTTCCTGGCGATCGTCGCGGCCGACGTGGCGTCGATCAGTGAGCGCCGCACCGACCGGTTCCTGGACCGGACCCGCAGCCACGGCCTGCCGCCGTTCCTGGCCCACGACCCCGGCGTCGACTCGGGCCACATGATCGCGCAGTACACCCAGGCCGCGATCGTCTCGGAGATGAAGCGGCTGGCCAACCCGGCCAGCGTGGACTCGATCCCGAGCAGCGCGATGCAGGAGGACCACGTCTCGATGGGCTGGTCGGCGGCCCGCAAGCTGCGCCGCTCGGTCGACGGGCTGGCCCGGGTGGTCGCCATCGAGTACCTCACCGCGGCCCGCGCGCTGGACCTCCGCGGCCCGCTGGAGCCGTCGCCGGCCACCGCCGCGGCGGTCGCGCTGCTGCGCCGCAACGTGCAGGGCCCCGGGCCGGACCGGCACCTCTCGCCGGAGATCGAGCACGCATTCGACGACGTACGCAGCGGCGCCCTGGTGCGCGCTGTCGAGGACACGATGGGAGAGCTGGCATGACCTCTGGACCCCGTGAGGTGCGCGCGCCGCGCGGCCCCGAGCTGACCGCGAAGAGCTGGCAGACCGAGGCCCCGCTGCGGATGCTGATGAACAACCTCGACCCCGAGAACGCCGAGCGCCCCGACGACCTGGTCGTCTACGGCGGCACGGGCAAGGCGGCGCGGTCCTGGGAGGCGTACGACGCCATCGTGCGCGCCCTGACCACGCTGGAGAACGACGAGACGCTGCTGGTCCAGAGCGGCAAGCCGGTCGGCGTGATGCGCACCCACGAGTGGGCGCCGCGCGTGCTGATCGCCAACTCCAACCTGGTCGGCGACTGGGCCAACTGGGAGGAGTTCCGCCGGCTCGAGCACCTCGGGCTGACGATGTACGGCCAGATGACCGCCGGCTCGTGGATCTACATCGGCACCCAGGGCATCCTGCAGGGCACCTTCGAGACGTTCGCGGCGGTCGCCGACAAGCGGTTCGGCGGCACGCTGGCCGGCACCATCACGCTGACCGCCGGGCTGGGCGGCATGGGCGGCGCGCAGCCGCTGGCCGTGACCATGAACGACGGGGTGGTGATCTGCGTCGAGTGCGACCAGTCGCGCATCGAGCGCCGCATCGAGCACCGCTACCTCGACGTGCAGGCGACGTCGGTGGCGCACGCGCTCGAGCTGGCCGTCGAGGCCCGCGACGCCCGCCGGCCGCTGTCGATCGGCGTGCTCGGCAACGCCGCCGAGATCGTCCCGGCGCTGCTGGAGCAGGACGCCCCGATCGACGTGGTCACCGACCAGACCTCCGCGCACGATCCGCTCTACTACCTGCCGGTGGGCACCGCGTTCGAGGACTGGGACACCGAGCGGACGGAGGACCCGGCCGGGTTCACCAAGCGCGCGCAGGACTCGATGGCCGTGCACGTGCGGGCGATGGTGGGCTTCCAGGACAAGGGCGCCGAGGTCTTCGACTACGGCAACTCGATCCGCGACGAGGCCCGCAAGGGCGGCTACGACCGGGCGTTCGACTTCCCGGGGTTCGTGCCGGCCTACATCCGGCCGCTGTTCTGCGAGGGCAAGGGTCCGTTCCGCTGGGCGGCGCTCTCCGGCGACCCGGCCGACATCGCCGCCACCGACAAGGCGATCCTCGAGCTGTTCCCGGACAACGAGCGGCTGCACAAGTGGATCACCATGGCCGGCGAGCGGGTCGCGTTCCAGGGCCTGCCGGCCCGGATCTGCTGGCTCGGCTACGGCGAGCGGCACCTCGCCGGGCTCAAGTTCAACGAGATGGTCGCCAGCGGCGAGCTCAAGGGCCCGATCGCGATCGGCCGCGACCACCTGGACAGCGGCTCGGTGGCGTCGCCCTACCGGGAGACCGAGTCGATGCTCGACGGGTCCGACGCGATCGCCGACTGGCCGCTGCTCAACGCGCTGGTGAACACCGCCTCGGGCGCGACCTGGGTGTCGATCCACCACGGCGGCGGCGTCGGCATGGGCCGATCGATCCACGCCGGCCAGGTCACCGTCGCCGACGGCACCGAGCTCGCCGCCCAGAAGATCGAGCGGGTGCTGACCAACGACCCGGGCATGGGCGTGATCCGGCACGTGGACGCCGGCTACCCCGAGGCCCGGA
It encodes:
- the hutU gene encoding urocanate hydratase, whose translation is MTSGPREVRAPRGPELTAKSWQTEAPLRMLMNNLDPENAERPDDLVVYGGTGKAARSWEAYDAIVRALTTLENDETLLVQSGKPVGVMRTHEWAPRVLIANSNLVGDWANWEEFRRLEHLGLTMYGQMTAGSWIYIGTQGILQGTFETFAAVADKRFGGTLAGTITLTAGLGGMGGAQPLAVTMNDGVVICVECDQSRIERRIEHRYLDVQATSVAHALELAVEARDARRPLSIGVLGNAAEIVPALLEQDAPIDVVTDQTSAHDPLYYLPVGTAFEDWDTERTEDPAGFTKRAQDSMAVHVRAMVGFQDKGAEVFDYGNSIRDEARKGGYDRAFDFPGFVPAYIRPLFCEGKGPFRWAALSGDPADIAATDKAILELFPDNERLHKWITMAGERVAFQGLPARICWLGYGERHLAGLKFNEMVASGELKGPIAIGRDHLDSGSVASPYRETESMLDGSDAIADWPLLNALVNTASGATWVSIHHGGGVGMGRSIHAGQVTVADGTELAAQKIERVLTNDPGMGVIRHVDAGYPEARKAAEERGVRIPMLEG
- the hutH gene encoding histidine ammonia-lyase, with translation MTTVTVGMGPVSFADVLAVARDGAAVELHPDAVTAIEQARLTVEKLAAAPTPSYGISTGFGALATRHIPTEMRAQLQKSLVRSHAAGSGPEVEREVTRALMLLRLSTLATGHTGVRPVVAQTMAAMLTHGITPVVHEYGSLGCSGDLAPLSHCALALMGEGEVSDEHGVRRPAAVALSEAGLAPVELEAKEGLALINGTDGMLGMLVMAIEDLRMLLKAADVTAAMSVEGQLATDRVFAADLQALRPHPGQAASAANLVRLLADSQIVASHRGPDCNRVQDAYSLRCSPQVHGAARDTVDHAALVASRELASAVDNPVVLDDGRVESNGNFHGAPVAYVLDFLAIVAADVASISERRTDRFLDRTRSHGLPPFLAHDPGVDSGHMIAQYTQAAIVSEMKRLANPASVDSIPSSAMQEDHVSMGWSAARKLRRSVDGLARVVAIEYLTAARALDLRGPLEPSPATAAAVALLRRNVQGPGPDRHLSPEIEHAFDDVRSGALVRAVEDTMGELA